A section of the Verrucomicrobium sp. GAS474 genome encodes:
- the mutS gene encoding DNA mismatch repair protein MutS, protein MSSAETPMMQQYRALKSQIPKDALLFFRLGDFYELFFDDAKIGSEILDLTLTQRNGMPMCGLPFHAAEAYIARIIKAGRRIAICDQVEAPKPGQLVRREVTQIISPGSVLDGNVLAAKRNNYCAALVRGLGGKKHGLACLDLSTGEFQAGEAGGVDDVLDWLLRLDPSEIVIPSGQGQDDDWAELRKESNRLFVSHEGWAFEGETAKAALLEHLKTHSLDGFGLGCAPLGAAAAGGLIHYLAVELRRNLGHVRRITAFQRAEYLGLDPVTQRNLDLVETSREASGDATLLGAIDRTVTSGGGRLLRRWLLHPLRDRDALRQRLGAVGWWKEGEPAREQLRGHLRDIRDLERLIGRLSQGGGNARDLAALKLSLSKLPAVRAALAGIDLPRVAALRDEIVPQDDLVALLGDALVEEPPIPIKEGGMIRPGYRADLDELLAAGTEGKEWLARLQQREIERTGIKTLKIRFNQVFGYYLEVSHSQAANVPADYHRKQTTANAERFITPELKEMEGKILGAEERSRQLEYEIFLSLRQEAVARLDAIQQTARALSELDILAGWGALAQERDYVRPELTDEVEIEIEEGRHPVLEQRMLGERFIPNDATLNTAAQRLTILTGPNMAGKSTYIRQVALIALMAHLGTYVPAARARIGALDRIFTRVGANDDLSRGQSTFMVEMNETANILHHATDRSLVILDEIGRGTSTFDGLSIAWAVAEHLHDQARALTLFATHYHELTELALSRPSIQNACVAVREWNDEVIFLRKIIPGGADKSYGIQVARLAGLPPSVVERAKEVLRILEEEQLDESGKPRLSQPPKNGKNPSKKIVKEWSQFDLFKQEAS, encoded by the coding sequence ATGTCCTCCGCCGAGACACCGATGATGCAGCAGTACCGGGCGCTGAAGAGCCAGATCCCGAAGGACGCCCTTCTTTTCTTCCGTCTCGGCGATTTCTACGAGCTCTTCTTCGACGACGCGAAGATCGGTTCGGAGATCCTCGACCTCACCCTCACCCAGCGGAACGGGATGCCGATGTGCGGCCTCCCCTTCCACGCCGCCGAGGCCTATATCGCCCGGATCATCAAGGCGGGCCGCCGCATCGCCATCTGCGACCAGGTGGAGGCCCCGAAGCCGGGCCAGCTCGTCCGCCGCGAGGTGACGCAGATCATCAGCCCCGGCAGCGTCCTCGACGGGAACGTCCTCGCGGCGAAGCGGAACAATTACTGCGCCGCCCTCGTCCGGGGCCTCGGCGGGAAGAAGCACGGCCTCGCCTGCCTCGATCTCAGCACGGGGGAATTCCAGGCCGGGGAGGCGGGCGGCGTCGACGACGTCCTCGACTGGCTCCTCCGCCTCGATCCCTCGGAGATCGTCATTCCTTCAGGCCAGGGCCAGGACGACGATTGGGCCGAGCTGAGGAAGGAATCGAACCGCCTCTTCGTCTCTCACGAGGGCTGGGCCTTCGAGGGGGAGACGGCGAAGGCGGCCCTCCTGGAACACCTGAAGACCCATTCCCTCGACGGCTTCGGCCTCGGTTGCGCCCCCCTCGGCGCGGCGGCGGCGGGCGGGCTGATCCATTACCTCGCCGTCGAACTGCGGCGGAACCTCGGCCACGTCCGCCGCATCACCGCCTTTCAGCGGGCCGAATACCTCGGCCTCGATCCCGTCACCCAGCGGAACCTCGACCTCGTCGAAACCTCGCGCGAGGCCTCGGGCGACGCCACCCTGCTCGGCGCGATCGACCGCACCGTCACCTCGGGCGGCGGGCGGCTCCTGCGGCGCTGGCTCCTCCATCCCCTCCGGGACCGGGACGCCCTCCGGCAACGCCTGGGGGCCGTCGGCTGGTGGAAGGAAGGCGAACCGGCCCGGGAACAGCTGCGCGGCCACCTCCGCGACATCCGCGACCTGGAGCGCCTGATCGGCCGCCTCAGCCAGGGCGGCGGCAACGCCCGCGACCTCGCCGCGCTGAAGCTTTCCCTCTCGAAGCTCCCCGCCGTCCGCGCCGCGCTGGCCGGGATCGACCTCCCCCGCGTCGCCGCCCTGCGCGACGAAATCGTCCCGCAGGACGACCTCGTCGCCCTCCTCGGCGACGCCCTCGTCGAGGAACCGCCGATCCCGATCAAGGAAGGCGGGATGATCCGTCCCGGGTACCGCGCCGACCTCGACGAACTCCTCGCCGCCGGGACCGAGGGGAAGGAATGGCTCGCCCGGCTCCAGCAGCGGGAAATCGAGCGGACCGGGATCAAGACCCTCAAGATCCGCTTCAACCAGGTCTTCGGCTACTACCTCGAGGTCAGCCACTCCCAGGCCGCCAACGTCCCCGCCGACTATCACCGGAAGCAGACGACGGCCAACGCGGAGCGTTTCATCACGCCCGAGCTGAAGGAGATGGAGGGGAAGATCCTCGGCGCCGAGGAACGGTCCCGGCAGCTCGAATACGAGATCTTCCTCTCCCTCCGGCAGGAGGCGGTCGCCCGCCTCGACGCCATCCAGCAGACGGCCCGCGCCCTGAGCGAGCTCGACATCCTCGCCGGTTGGGGGGCCCTGGCCCAGGAACGGGACTACGTCCGTCCCGAGCTGACCGACGAGGTCGAGATCGAGATCGAAGAGGGCCGCCATCCGGTCCTCGAGCAGCGGATGCTCGGCGAACGATTCATCCCGAACGACGCCACGCTGAACACCGCCGCCCAGCGCCTCACGATCCTCACCGGGCCGAACATGGCGGGCAAGAGCACCTACATCCGGCAGGTCGCCCTCATCGCCCTCATGGCCCACCTCGGCACCTACGTCCCGGCGGCGCGGGCCCGGATCGGCGCGCTCGACCGGATCTTCACCCGCGTCGGCGCGAACGACGACCTCTCCCGAGGACAGAGCACCTTCATGGTCGAGATGAACGAGACGGCGAACATCCTCCACCACGCCACCGACCGGAGCCTCGTCATCCTCGACGAGATCGGCCGGGGGACGAGCACCTTCGACGGCCTGAGCATCGCCTGGGCCGTCGCGGAGCACCTCCACGACCAGGCGAGGGCCCTCACCCTCTTCGCCACCCATTACCACGAGCTGACCGAGCTCGCCCTCAGCCGTCCCTCGATCCAGAACGCCTGCGTCGCCGTCCGGGAGTGGAACGACGAGGTGATCTTCCTCCGCAAGATCATCCCCGGCGGGGCCGACAAGAGCTACGGCATCCAGGTCGCCCGCCTCGCCGGGCTCCCCCCCTCCGTCGTCGAGCGGGCGAAGGAAGTCCTCCGCATCCTGGAGGAGGAGCAGCTCGACGAGAGCGGCAAGCCCCGCCTCAGCCAGCCGCCGAAGAACGGGAAGAATCCGTCGAAGAAGATCGTGAAGGAATGGTCCCAGTTCGACCTCTTCAAGCAGGAGGCCTCGTGA
- a CDS encoding thymidylate synthase codes for MASYHDHLYQLLRQGIYRDPRNYRQDRTGTGAYTLFGGQMRFDLSEGFPLVTTKKVHTKSVIHELLWFLKGETNIRYLKENGVRIWDEWADADGNLGRVYGAQWRSWQTADGRTVDQIRNVVDQIRRNPNSRRLIVSAWNPGEVDGMALPPCHAFFQFSVLGGKLHCQLYQRSADFFLGVPFNIASYALLNMMVAQVCGLEAGEFIHTLGDYHLYSNHIDQAKEQLLREPRPLPRMRLNPDVREIEDFRFEDFTLEGYDPHPTIKAPVAV; via the coding sequence ATGGCGTCCTACCACGACCACCTCTACCAGCTCCTCCGCCAGGGCATCTACCGGGATCCCCGGAACTACCGCCAGGACCGGACGGGGACCGGAGCCTACACGCTCTTCGGCGGCCAGATGCGCTTCGACCTCTCCGAGGGCTTCCCCCTTGTCACGACAAAGAAGGTCCACACGAAGTCGGTCATCCACGAGCTCCTCTGGTTCCTCAAGGGGGAGACGAACATCCGTTACCTGAAGGAGAACGGCGTCCGCATCTGGGACGAGTGGGCCGACGCCGACGGCAATCTCGGCCGCGTCTACGGTGCCCAGTGGCGGAGCTGGCAGACCGCCGACGGCCGGACCGTCGATCAGATCCGGAACGTCGTCGACCAGATCCGCCGGAACCCGAACAGCCGCCGCCTCATCGTCAGCGCGTGGAACCCGGGCGAGGTCGACGGGATGGCCCTTCCTCCCTGCCACGCCTTCTTCCAGTTCTCCGTCCTCGGCGGGAAGCTCCACTGCCAGCTCTACCAGCGGAGCGCCGACTTCTTCCTCGGCGTCCCCTTCAACATCGCCTCCTACGCGCTCCTGAACATGATGGTGGCGCAGGTCTGCGGGCTGGAGGCCGGGGAGTTCATCCACACGCTCGGTGACTACCACCTCTACTCGAACCACATCGACCAGGCGAAGGAACAGCTCCTCCGCGAGCCGCGCCCGCTGCCGAGAATGCGCCTCAATCCCGACGTGAGGGAGATCGAGGACTTCCGCTTCGAGGACTTCACCCTCGAAGGCTACGATCCCCATCCGACGATCAAGGCGCCCGTCGCGGTCTGA
- a CDS encoding tetratricopeptide repeat protein yields MSISKYQALIEAQPDNELLQFSLGKALFDAERFAEAEVHLRLALEKKPDWMVAAMLLAQCAIRRDDMALARQYYEYALPLAISQRHEGPEAEIRQSLSVLTGEADGSSN; encoded by the coding sequence GTGTCGATTTCCAAATACCAAGCTCTGATCGAGGCCCAGCCCGACAATGAGCTCCTCCAATTCAGCCTGGGGAAGGCGCTCTTCGACGCGGAGCGTTTCGCCGAGGCCGAGGTCCATCTCCGGCTGGCGCTCGAAAAGAAGCCCGACTGGATGGTCGCCGCCATGCTCCTGGCCCAGTGCGCCATCCGCCGGGACGACATGGCCCTCGCCCGCCAATATTACGAATACGCCCTCCCCCTCGCGATCTCCCAGCGCCACGAGGGGCCGGAGGCCGAGATCCGGCAGTCGCTCTCGGTCCTGACGGGGGAAGCGGACGGTTCCTCGAATTAA
- a CDS encoding substrate-binding domain-containing protein — protein sequence MKHHPLKSLVTATVLSCLALGGLHAQTAPVKLAGSVTLCAKVTAKKAELEAASGTTFDVIPNTTGKGVVDLVEGRADVALIGGAWEAVVADVNGKAPGKVDTATLNVAPLKPTSLVFITDAANPAKAITTQQAADLLTGKIANWKDVGGADQAVSVILPPPSNGFRIFFQSTLIKGSTYAASAKEIPDLRNIPLVVAQVPGAISFQSTDLPMAAGTRIIPIDKPLAFPLLVVTKKTASPEVGKAVAAIVAAFK from the coding sequence ATGAAGCATCATCCCCTCAAATCCCTCGTCACGGCCACCGTCCTCTCCTGCCTCGCCCTCGGCGGGCTCCACGCCCAGACGGCCCCGGTGAAGCTCGCCGGTTCGGTCACCCTCTGCGCCAAGGTCACGGCGAAGAAGGCCGAACTCGAGGCCGCCTCCGGCACGACCTTCGATGTGATTCCGAACACCACCGGCAAGGGAGTCGTCGACCTCGTCGAAGGCCGCGCCGATGTCGCCCTGATCGGCGGCGCGTGGGAAGCGGTCGTCGCCGACGTCAACGGGAAGGCCCCGGGCAAGGTCGATACCGCTACCCTCAATGTCGCCCCCCTGAAGCCGACGAGCCTCGTCTTCATCACCGACGCCGCGAATCCGGCCAAGGCGATCACGACGCAGCAGGCGGCCGACCTCCTCACCGGCAAGATCGCGAACTGGAAGGATGTCGGCGGTGCCGATCAGGCCGTCTCGGTCATTCTCCCGCCCCCCTCCAATGGCTTCCGCATCTTCTTCCAGAGCACCCTGATCAAGGGCTCCACCTATGCCGCCTCGGCCAAGGAAATCCCCGACCTGCGGAACATCCCCCTCGTCGTCGCCCAGGTTCCGGGAGCGATCTCCTTCCAGTCGACCGACCTCCCCATGGCGGCCGGGACGCGCATCATCCCGATCGACAAGCCCCTGGCGTTCCCCCTCCTCGTGGTGACAAAAAAGACCGCCTCCCCCGAGGTCGGCAAGGCGGTTGCTGCCATCGTGGCCGCCTTCAAATAA
- a CDS encoding methyl-accepting chemotaxis protein, with protein MSTASQRESKWPIGKWIFLVVGVGIAGLLLVSALTVLQLIPLSQEARKMQAISLTTLKEFYALNDVLVKQVGIVGLATGEVNLKTIGEERTNFMALSDEADKHLQALAGLGVPPDSLRVLGEANKGFRDGAEEAFKAGLNFMQQAAGAAYHDKVVPAGETIGSELRRLVAASLESTSRQPGVILDRASTLTDSVLVTATVLIVVVFTLSLWIVRTRVLAPLRGITQQIVGAVSETEEGAEELLNASRRMSDIASSQAAAIEETSASMEEIDSMIRRNSDDAGQAKTLAAETRRKADTGMELMRDMEHKMGEVQLASKSLSTAMDEIEQSSNGISKILSTIDQIAFQTNILALNAAVEAARAGDAGAGFAVVADEVRRLAQSCADAAKEVTVQIEGSLDKTRKGTQACDSTNRILVEIVEQATKVERQLSDVVQDIRKVDEVLGGIASASSEQSQGIHQVNEAVTQLDQQIQSSATEAQRVSEAGEGMKNQALALSRVTEELARLLAQSASSSASASHPAAHSSSLAQAMSRAEERPASLTVARAVARTTAKPVSALPAGKWSGEGTD; from the coding sequence ATGAGCACTGCATCCCAACGTGAGTCAAAGTGGCCCATCGGAAAATGGATTTTCCTGGTCGTCGGCGTCGGCATCGCCGGTCTGCTGCTGGTTTCGGCGCTGACCGTCTTGCAGCTGATACCGCTGAGCCAGGAAGCCCGAAAGATGCAGGCCATCAGCCTGACGACGCTGAAAGAGTTCTACGCGCTCAACGATGTCCTGGTGAAGCAGGTCGGCATCGTCGGCTTGGCGACGGGAGAGGTGAACCTCAAGACGATCGGCGAGGAGCGGACGAACTTCATGGCCCTCTCCGACGAGGCCGACAAGCACCTCCAGGCGCTGGCCGGTCTCGGCGTCCCTCCCGACAGCCTCCGCGTCCTCGGCGAGGCCAACAAGGGCTTCCGCGACGGGGCCGAGGAGGCCTTCAAGGCGGGGCTCAATTTCATGCAGCAGGCCGCCGGGGCTGCCTACCACGACAAGGTCGTTCCCGCCGGGGAGACGATCGGCTCCGAGTTGCGGCGGCTCGTCGCGGCCTCCCTCGAATCGACCTCCCGCCAACCCGGCGTGATCCTCGACCGCGCATCGACCCTCACCGATTCGGTCCTCGTCACGGCGACGGTCCTGATCGTCGTCGTCTTCACGCTTTCCCTGTGGATCGTCCGGACCCGCGTCCTCGCTCCGCTGCGCGGCATCACGCAGCAGATCGTCGGGGCGGTCTCCGAGACCGAGGAAGGGGCCGAGGAGCTCCTCAACGCCAGCCGCCGCATGTCCGACATCGCCTCGAGCCAGGCCGCCGCGATCGAGGAGACGAGCGCCTCGATGGAGGAGATCGACAGCATGATCCGCCGGAATTCCGACGATGCCGGGCAGGCGAAGACCCTCGCCGCCGAGACCCGGCGCAAGGCCGACACCGGTATGGAGCTGATGCGGGACATGGAGCACAAGATGGGAGAGGTCCAGCTCGCCTCGAAGTCGCTCAGCACGGCGATGGACGAGATCGAGCAGTCGAGCAACGGCATCTCCAAGATCCTTTCGACCATCGACCAGATCGCCTTCCAGACGAACATCCTCGCGCTGAACGCCGCCGTCGAGGCCGCCCGGGCGGGCGACGCCGGAGCGGGCTTCGCCGTCGTCGCCGACGAGGTCCGCCGTCTGGCGCAGAGCTGCGCCGATGCGGCGAAAGAGGTGACCGTCCAGATCGAGGGCTCCCTCGACAAGACCCGCAAGGGCACCCAGGCCTGCGACTCGACGAACCGGATCCTGGTCGAGATCGTCGAGCAGGCGACGAAGGTGGAGCGGCAGCTCTCCGACGTCGTCCAGGACATCCGCAAGGTCGACGAGGTCCTCGGCGGCATCGCCTCCGCCTCGTCGGAGCAGAGCCAGGGCATCCACCAGGTGAACGAGGCCGTCACCCAGCTCGACCAGCAGATCCAGAGCAGCGCCACCGAGGCGCAGCGGGTTTCCGAGGCCGGCGAGGGGATGAAGAACCAGGCCCTCGCCCTCTCCCGGGTGACCGAGGAACTGGCGCGGCTCCTCGCCCAATCGGCTTCCTCCTCCGCTTCGGCTTCCCATCCCGCAGCCCATTCCTCCTCCCTGGCCCAGGCCATGAGCCGGGCCGAGGAACGCCCTGCTTCGCTCACTGTCGCTCGCGCGGTCGCCCGGACGACGGCGAAGCCGGTCTCGGCCCTTCCCGCCGGGAAGTGGAGCGGCGAGGGGACCGATTGA
- a CDS encoding NAD(P)/FAD-dependent oxidoreductase, whose protein sequence is MPASPAYDIAVIGGGHNGLTCACYLAKAGLKVAVLERSRTVGGGVRTEDDLLPGYKVDTGSSVHIMIHLTPVVKDLDLERHGLEYLEMDPWAYYPTGDGRGISFHRDIEATCRSMAVFSEKDAESYRRFCEVWGELNEGIFETFLKPPTPGKIFGTIFKRNLFRPRSRKLWSSLDLSRQLMAPYGQVLEEWFEDPRVRTALGWLSAQSGPPPSELASGDMLGWNAMIHRSGAKRAKGGSGMLTQALASRLRSDGGTILTEAPVTALRREGTGWRVTYGKGKGEGESLVAKAVVGACHVQTLFLDLLKEECPAELRRRVGHIRVGNGFGMIVRHAVEELPQYEGEGSGGVRPYHSAMQLLCPSLENLAASHRDFLAGEPPRDPSVVAMTFSALDPTLAPAGKHLLYTWAQYHPYELRNGEKWEAIAEREADKIYATLCRHAPNMRGKWTDRLIQTPPEIERLHGMLRANVMHVEMSLDQMFFFRPLPELSAYRTPLPGLYLTGASTHPGGGVFAASGYNTAGVVLGDWAKIAKGKSVL, encoded by the coding sequence ATGCCCGCCTCCCCCGCTTACGACATTGCCGTCATCGGCGGAGGGCATAACGGCCTGACCTGCGCCTGCTATCTGGCGAAGGCGGGCCTGAAGGTCGCCGTCCTCGAGCGGAGCCGGACCGTCGGTGGCGGCGTCCGCACCGAGGACGATCTCCTGCCCGGTTACAAGGTCGATACCGGTTCCTCGGTCCACATCATGATCCACCTCACCCCGGTGGTGAAGGACCTCGACCTGGAGCGCCACGGCCTCGAATACCTCGAGATGGACCCGTGGGCCTACTACCCGACGGGCGACGGGCGCGGCATCTCCTTCCATCGGGACATCGAGGCGACCTGCCGGAGCATGGCCGTCTTTTCGGAAAAGGACGCGGAGAGCTACCGCCGGTTCTGCGAGGTCTGGGGCGAGCTCAACGAGGGCATCTTCGAGACCTTCCTGAAGCCGCCGACGCCCGGCAAGATCTTCGGGACGATCTTCAAACGGAACCTCTTCCGCCCCCGCTCGCGCAAGCTCTGGTCGTCCCTCGATCTTTCCCGGCAGCTGATGGCCCCCTACGGGCAGGTGTTGGAGGAGTGGTTCGAGGACCCCCGCGTCCGGACCGCCCTCGGCTGGCTCTCGGCCCAGTCGGGGCCGCCCCCCTCGGAGCTCGCCAGCGGCGACATGCTCGGCTGGAACGCGATGATCCACCGCAGCGGGGCGAAGCGGGCGAAGGGCGGAAGCGGGATGCTCACCCAGGCCCTCGCCTCCCGGCTTCGGTCGGACGGCGGGACGATCCTCACCGAGGCCCCGGTCACCGCCCTGCGGCGGGAGGGGACGGGCTGGCGCGTCACCTATGGGAAGGGGAAGGGGGAGGGGGAGTCCCTCGTCGCGAAGGCCGTCGTCGGGGCCTGCCACGTCCAGACCCTCTTCCTCGACCTGCTGAAGGAGGAATGCCCTGCGGAACTCCGCCGCCGCGTCGGCCATATCCGGGTCGGGAACGGCTTCGGGATGATCGTCCGCCATGCCGTCGAGGAGTTGCCCCAATACGAGGGGGAGGGGAGCGGCGGCGTCCGTCCCTATCACTCGGCGATGCAGCTCCTTTGCCCCTCGCTCGAAAATCTCGCCGCCTCCCACCGCGATTTCCTCGCCGGGGAGCCGCCGCGCGATCCCTCCGTCGTCGCGATGACCTTCTCGGCCCTCGATCCGACCCTCGCCCCGGCCGGGAAACATCTCCTCTACACCTGGGCCCAATACCATCCCTACGAGTTGCGGAACGGCGAAAAGTGGGAAGCCATCGCCGAGCGCGAGGCCGACAAGATCTACGCGACCCTCTGCCGCCACGCCCCGAACATGCGGGGGAAGTGGACCGACCGCCTCATCCAGACCCCGCCCGAGATCGAGCGCCTCCACGGCATGCTCCGGGCCAACGTCATGCACGTCGAGATGAGCCTCGACCAGATGTTCTTCTTCCGCCCCCTGCCGGAGCTCTCTGCCTACCGCACCCCGCTTCCCGGCCTCTATCTGACCGGGGCCAGCACCCATCCCGGCGGCGGCGTCTTCGCCGCCAGCGGCTACAACACGGCGGGCGTCGTGCTGGGCGATTGGGCCAAGATTGCCAAAGGGAAGAGCGTGCTGTAA
- a CDS encoding GDP-L-fucose synthase: MNFDSRIFIAGHRGLVGAACARVFAKAGYRNLLLRSRAELDLRDTDAVNAFYRDARPEYVVVAAAKVGGIGANSTYPVDFLLHNLEIQNNLIRGAFEHGVTKLLFLGSTCIYPKLAPQPLTEDALLTGPLEPSNEAYAVAKIAGIKLCQAYAKQYGARFISAMPTNLYGIGDNFDLANSHVLPAMIRRFSEARESGAPSVTLWGDGTPRREFLFSDDLAEACLFLLQNYEDPEIVNIGCGEDLSIRELAAMIAGIVGYEGETLWDTSKLNGTPRKLVNVAKIRALGWNAKTSLPDGLKAVVAWWKEHRHEREGAVAAAAASV; the protein is encoded by the coding sequence ATGAATTTCGATTCGCGCATCTTTATCGCCGGCCATCGGGGCCTCGTCGGGGCCGCCTGCGCCCGGGTTTTCGCCAAGGCCGGGTACCGGAACCTGCTCCTCCGTTCCCGCGCCGAGCTCGACCTCCGCGATACCGACGCCGTCAACGCCTTCTACCGCGATGCGCGGCCCGAATACGTCGTCGTCGCCGCCGCGAAGGTCGGCGGGATCGGAGCCAACTCGACCTACCCCGTCGACTTCCTCCTCCATAACCTCGAAATCCAGAACAACCTGATCCGGGGGGCCTTCGAGCACGGCGTGACGAAGCTCCTCTTCCTCGGCAGCACCTGCATCTACCCGAAGCTCGCCCCGCAGCCCCTCACCGAGGACGCCCTCCTCACCGGCCCGCTCGAACCGTCGAACGAGGCCTACGCCGTCGCGAAGATCGCCGGGATCAAGCTCTGCCAGGCCTACGCGAAGCAGTACGGCGCCCGCTTCATCTCCGCGATGCCGACGAACCTCTACGGCATCGGCGACAACTTCGACCTCGCCAACTCCCACGTCCTCCCCGCGATGATCCGCCGCTTCTCCGAAGCGCGGGAATCGGGAGCCCCCTCGGTCACCCTCTGGGGGGACGGGACGCCCCGGCGCGAATTCCTTTTCTCCGACGACCTCGCCGAGGCCTGCCTCTTCCTTCTTCAGAATTACGAAGACCCCGAGATCGTCAACATCGGTTGCGGCGAGGATCTCTCCATCCGCGAGCTGGCGGCGATGATCGCCGGGATCGTCGGCTACGAGGGGGAAACCCTCTGGGACACCTCGAAGCTGAACGGGACGCCCCGGAAGCTCGTCAACGTCGCCAAGATCCGCGCCCTCGGCTGGAACGCCAAGACCTCCCTGCCCGACGGCCTCAAGGCCGTCGTCGCCTGGTGGAAGGAACACCGGCACGAACGGGAAGGGGCCGTGGCCGCGGCCGCGGCCTCGGTCTAG
- a CDS encoding sugar transferase, whose translation MLHRREQFTYQVLQIVDAFLLGGALCLAYLLRIEVIPLFPLPLVAEEIGSLGDYIWLFGIILPMGPLLLEFQGFYRLDSSYRRWTVLGRICRGVFYLWLLILAVIVFLRIPNAEVSRGVLLCFIPTGIAVIALREKLFRRWLHRRGEVAQNVQHVMLCGSLEQRKRWRWSMDAVVDRRMVVRAEVDLRVDSAERFLTLLHDESIAIVVFEIDPDLHEKTSQAIRACENEGIEAWVAADFIATTLALPKFDQFLGRPLLVFRTAPEAFWPLLCKAAIDRVGAFLLLVLSSPLLLAIGLAIRCGEGAPVFFSQMRSGRHGKPFRMYKFRTMVTTAEQKKDELRAFNEMSGPVFKMENDPRVTPLGRWLRRTSLDELPQLWNVVSGEMSLVGPRPLPVTETERFVDFAQRRRLSMKPGLTCLWQISGRNSISDFSDWVRLDLEYIDTWSLWNDFRILARTVPVVFFGKGAR comes from the coding sequence ATGCTACATCGGCGCGAGCAGTTCACCTACCAGGTTTTGCAGATCGTCGATGCCTTCCTCCTGGGAGGCGCGCTCTGCCTCGCCTATCTGCTCCGCATCGAGGTCATCCCGCTCTTTCCTCTCCCCCTGGTGGCGGAGGAGATCGGCTCCCTCGGCGATTACATCTGGCTCTTCGGCATCATCCTGCCGATGGGGCCGCTCCTCCTCGAATTCCAGGGATTCTACCGGCTCGATTCCTCCTACCGGCGCTGGACCGTCCTCGGCCGCATCTGCCGCGGCGTCTTCTATCTCTGGCTCCTGATCCTCGCCGTCATCGTCTTCCTCCGCATCCCGAACGCCGAGGTCAGCCGCGGCGTCCTGCTCTGCTTCATCCCGACGGGGATCGCCGTCATCGCGCTGCGGGAAAAGCTGTTCCGCCGCTGGCTCCACCGCCGGGGCGAGGTCGCGCAGAACGTCCAGCACGTCATGCTCTGCGGCTCCCTCGAGCAGCGGAAGCGGTGGCGCTGGAGCATGGACGCCGTGGTCGACCGCCGGATGGTGGTCCGGGCCGAGGTCGATCTCCGCGTCGATTCGGCGGAGCGGTTCCTCACCCTCCTCCACGACGAGAGCATCGCCATCGTCGTTTTCGAGATCGATCCCGACCTCCACGAGAAAACGAGCCAGGCGATCCGCGCCTGCGAGAACGAGGGGATCGAGGCCTGGGTCGCCGCCGACTTCATCGCCACCACCCTCGCCCTGCCGAAGTTCGACCAGTTCCTCGGCCGCCCCCTCCTCGTCTTCCGCACCGCCCCGGAGGCCTTCTGGCCGCTGCTCTGCAAGGCGGCCATCGACCGCGTCGGCGCGTTCCTCCTCCTGGTGCTCTCCTCGCCCCTCCTTCTGGCCATCGGGTTGGCGATCCGCTGCGGGGAGGGGGCGCCCGTCTTCTTCTCCCAGATGCGGAGCGGACGCCACGGGAAGCCCTTCCGCATGTACAAGTTCCGCACGATGGTGACGACGGCGGAGCAGAAGAAGGACGAGCTGCGCGCCTTCAACGAGATGTCGGGCCCCGTCTTCAAGATGGAGAACGATCCCCGCGTCACCCCCCTGGGCCGCTGGCTCCGCCGGACGAGCCTCGACGAGCTGCCCCAGCTCTGGAACGTCGTCAGCGGGGAGATGAGCCTCGTCGGCCCCCGCCCGCTGCCGGTCACCGAGACGGAACGCTTCGTCGACTTCGCCCAGCGCCGCCGCCTCAGCATGAAGCCCGGCCTCACCTGCCTCTGGCAGATCTCGGGCCGCAACAGCATCTCCGATTTTTCCGACTGGGTCCGCCTCGACCTGGAGTATATCGACACGTGGTCCCTCTGGAACGATTTCCGCATCCTGGCGCGGACCGTTCCCGTCGTCTTCTTCGGAAAAGGCGCGCGCTGA